Within the Zea mays cultivar B73 chromosome 10, Zm-B73-REFERENCE-NAM-5.0, whole genome shotgun sequence genome, the region ACCTATAGAATAATATTTGGGCAACTATGTTTTATACAATGATTATCATAGAAAAAATTTAAACTGCTGAGAAGGTGGTAAGAAGAAAATACCCTCttaagtcaattggaacaccagtctgaattgtatgttcccacttaaagatatcctccgcccatccagaacgtttcttgctgtaagcaatcttatatttttttgaggccatgataatcgcttccgcgaacctcttgtatggcatgtgtttacaccaatcttgagtcggtgtaaaatcgataaaagtcacatgctttttaacatgatctattacgaaaagggcgtgacatccattgaatttccatggcatgagaacctgcaaaatatcagtcattaggatcctacaacagaagtgtcctttataaatacattcgaaatgaacacatacttacatatctACAACCCGTGATATAATAATTCATTGATGGCCAACAATCTAGTGTTTTGGCCAACTCTTCTGTTGtaggatcctgatggtactttggaAGTTTACCAAAACCAACCATTCTCTGGACAGTATATATACATGTACACATGATGATTAGATGTAGATACTATATATTAATACATTAATGATTGGAAACAAACTTACCCAAAAACGCATGTCCATATAATGCTTTCTATTATTTATGATTTCTTCTTTCGGTTTACGTGACTCTTTATTGGCAAGCAGCCGAACAGCCATATCAAAACATCTTAGAATCATATCTTGAGTTGTCGTTAATATGTTTTGCAGGTCTTTGAcagatatttctatcttaaaaggaTTGAAACTTCGCACCCATGTTCTCCTGTAATGTAGCATGACGAAACTCTATATCAAGAATCTAAGTAGTCGATatacataaaataaataaatcaatgaGCACTTACTCTAGTGTCGTATCGTCTTCTATTGCCATGATATAATCACATAAAACATCTATTGAATCGGCTTTGGTCACTGGCATGTCCTTTGTGGAAAGACCAACCATTAAAAAGTCATTGGTGCAACAATCGTTAGAGACTTTTACAGGAGCTCTTTTATCCCAATCATCAACAAACCACCTTTGCAAGTCTGCTTGAGTAATAGGGCCTTCCTCATCTTCAAACACTACTTCGCTATCATCAAGCACGTGGAGTAGTTTCCTCTTATTAGAATCTGTTGGGTTTTCTAATATCTCAACATCAGATGGGCTTCCAGAGTCAActtctttttcatttttgtataacagacaccctcttctcttattcaggtctgaagatagtaatatagcagccatTTTTTTCCTAAAGTGTGACATGTCATCCTACAAATAAGAAACAATTATTTAGCATTATATATGTAACACCGACTGTAGATGTCCATATATGTCATAGTAGTAATAATATACCTGGGTAAAACTGTCAGACAGTTCATCCCCTGTCCAGTATTcgatatagttcaaaagaaagaggCCACATGAAGAGCTACAATATACATTAATACCAACATAAACATTAGTATGAATGAAGAAATTGGTAAAGAAGATCTTAGGACGTACCTATCTGTCTGCTTTGCATATCCCATGTCTATTTCTCTGAGCGGCCAAGAAGCAACTTGGAGGTCTGGCCACCTGTGGTCTTTTAACTCCTTACGTTGAGATATCATATCTATTTGTCTTTGCAGTCCTTTAATCTTTATATATGGTAAAATAAAATTAGA harbors:
- the LOC109943075 gene encoding uncharacterized protein; amino-acid sequence: MNVGFCPARMESLFVGLSHNKPKKSVATAIVREDYICTQGDLALIDFIKEIPCEPRVEVVLIDDAFVERKWMECLFQPSAYLGDEVIDCYINLIKAQKHLKCRSGGRVHIENAFQFNFLKRDGDLEIKTEELYPIKDMTHICSAERRVLLYLDHDMVFIPINIRETHWYLAVIHARNMEIQVLDSLGTSQDRKDLTDSIKGLQRQIDMISQRKELKDHRWPDLQVASWPLREIDMGYAKQTDSSSCGLFLLNYIEYWTGDELSDSFTQDDMSHFRKKMAAILLSSDLNKRRGCLLYKNEKEVDSGSPSDVEILENPTDSNKRKLLHVLDDSEVVFEDEEGPITQADLQRWFVDDWDKRAPVKVSNDCCTNDFLMVGLSTKDMPVTKADSIDVLCDYIMAIEDDTTLERTWVRSFNPFKIEISVKDLQNILTTTQDMILRCFDMAVRLLANKESRKPKEEIINNRKHYMDMRFWRMVGFGKLPKYHQDPTTEELAKTLDCWPSMNYYITGCRYVLMPWKFNGCHDWCSN